One genomic window of Centropristis striata isolate RG_2023a ecotype Rhode Island chromosome 20, C.striata_1.0, whole genome shotgun sequence includes the following:
- the si:ch1073-143l10.2 gene encoding autophagy-related protein 16-1 yields the protein MRSWKNHVRAQLQHRDQTEKVPFVGVFTTLSQLEERFDFRKQILDDVQSKSLERCGLEVGKNTRLLQLLLRESEHLAEKLSQTVSDLTTVLYLKEAELQYWQSRVSHYRQEALTLAKGSNTLKATFNEFEFTIECQSKELAALRAEQKGLNEALAQACREKEELLQRWMEEKRDEAERLNKYNDTQERWQRLAKELKKHLDSREMRKECVPIVTTSSWSGETETPTSAIQRINNTTDTHQGHSDHNHVSAGARV from the exons atgaGAAGCTGGAAAAATCACGTGCGCGCTCAACTGCAGCACAGAGACCAAACAGAGAAAGTGCCATTTGTTGGCGTCTTCACGACCT tgtCTCAGCTGGAGGAACGTTTTGATTTTCGCAAACAAATTTTGGATGATGTTCAGTCTAAGAG TTTGGAAAGATGtggacttgaagttggcaaaaacACCAGACTTCTTCAACTCCTACTGAGAGAGAGTGAACACCTGGCAGAAAAG CTGTCTCAGACTGTCTCTGACCTGACCACCGTCCTGTATCTGAAAGAGGCTGAACTGCAGTACTGGCAGTCACG TGTGTCCCACTATCGTCAAGAGGCACTTACTCTGGCTAAAGGGAGCAACACCCTGAAGGCGACCTTCAATGAATTTGAGTTCACCATTGAGTGTCAATCCAAAGAGTTGGCAGCCCTGCGAGCAGAGCAGAAAGGACTAAATGAGGCATTGGCACAGgcctgcagagagaaagaagaactCTTGCAACGATggatggaggagaagagagatgaGGCAGAGCGGTTGAATAAGTACAACGACACACAGGAACG GTGGCAACGTTTGGCCAAAGAGCTGAAGAAGCACCTCGACTCTAGGGAGATGAGAAAAGAGTGTGTTCCCATAGTGACGACGAGTTCCTGGAGTGGTGAAACAGAAACGCCTACGTCAGCCATTCAGA GGATCAATAATACAACAGATACACACCAGGGACACTCAGACCACAACCATGTCTCAGCCGGAGCAAGAGTCTAA